In Portunus trituberculatus isolate SZX2019 chromosome 44, ASM1759143v1, whole genome shotgun sequence, a single window of DNA contains:
- the LOC123518976 gene encoding uncharacterized protein LOC123518976, with the protein MDKFLRPDRFDADPNSSGAASEWKHWYRTFNNFLEAIASHKPDKLKTLVNYVAPRVYEYIADSDDYDSAITTLEKMYVKPKNEVFARHLLSTRKQQANESLSEFLQVLKQLSGDCNFKAVTAEKYKEEALRDAFISGLRSSVIRQRLLENKTLQLQDAFDQALALDIAQKSSDSYESVIPSFSAASDNPEVTKSSQDEASQAAVAAVRVSRNSRCFFCGNNRHPRTMCPAREALCNKCGKKGTLCQNVQELYFRSNQH; encoded by the coding sequence ATGGATAAATTCCTTCGTCCCGACCGCTTCGACGCTGATCCGAACTCCAGTGGTGCTGCCAGTGAGTGGAAGCATTGGTACCGGACATTCAACAACTTCCTCGAAGCCATAGCGTCTCATAAGCCTGACAAGTTGAAGACGCTTGTTAACTACGTAGCACCACGAGTGTATGAATATATTGCTGATAGTGATGATTATGATTCAGCAATAACTACTTTGGAGAAGATGTACGTGAAACCCAAGAATGAAGTGTTTGCTCGTCACCTGCTGTCTACACGCAAACAACAAGCTAATGAATCCCTTAGTGAATTTTTACAAGTGTTGAAACAACTCAGTGGTGATTGTAACTTTAAGGCCGTGACTGCAGAAAAGTATAAGGAGGAAGCATTGCGTGATGCTTTCATTAGTGGCTTGCGTTCCTCTGTTATTCGCCAACGCTTATTAGAAAATAAGACACTACAACTGCAGGATGCTTTTGATCAAGCACTAGCTCTTGACATCGCTCAGAAAAGTAGTGACTCGTATGAATCTGTGATTCCTTCGTTTAGTGCAGCCAGTGATAATCCCGAAGTGACCAAATCGTCTCAGGATGAAGCTAGTCAGGCTGCCGTGGCGGCTGTGCGAGTGTCGAGGAATTCGAGGTGTTTCTTTTGTGGAAATAATAGACACCCTCGCACCATGTGTCCAGCTAGAGAGGCGCTGTGTAACAAATGCGGCAAAAAAGGGACACTTTGCCAAAATGTGCAGGAGCTCTACTTCCGCAGCAATCAGCACTGA